One window from the genome of Scyliorhinus canicula unplaced genomic scaffold, sScyCan1.1, whole genome shotgun sequence encodes:
- the LOC119961395 gene encoding zinc finger protein 229-like — MEKPSICGDSGKGYRVPSELETHRRSHTGERPFTCSQCGQGFTQLSSLQRHQQIHTGERLFTCSVCGKGFTQLSSLQTHQRVHTGERPFTCSQCGKGFIDSSTLRRHQRVHTGERPFICSQCGKGFINSCNLWKHQQIHTGERPFTCCQCGKGFIQLSTLQRHQRVHAGERPFTCSHCGKGFIDSSTLLRHQRIHTGERPFTCSQCGKGFIDSSTLLRHQRVHTGERPFTCSQCGKGFTQLSSLQTHQRVHTGERPFTCSQCGKGFTQLTNLQTHQRVHTGERPFTCPQCGEGFIHSSNLQSHQRVHTGERPFTCSQCGKGFTWLSSLQRHQRVHTGERPFTCSQCGKGFIHSSNLRRHQRIHTGEKPFTCS, encoded by the coding sequence ATGGAAAAACCATCGATATGCGGGGACTCTGGGAAGGGATACAGAGTCCCATCAGAGCTggagactcatcgacgcagtcacactggggagaggccgttcacctgctctcagtgtgggcagggatttactcagttatccagcctgcagagacatcagcaaattcacactggggagagactattcacctgctccgtgtgtgggaagggattcactcagttatccagtctgcagacgcaccaacgagttcacactggcgagaggccgttcacctgctctcagtgtgggaagggattcattgattcatccaccctgcggagacatcagcgagttcacactggggaaaggccgttcatctgctctcagtgtgggaagggattcattaattcatgtaacctgtggaaacatcagcaaattcacactggggagagaccgttcacctgctgtcagtgtgggaagggattcatacagttatccaccctgcagagacatcagcgagttcacgctggggagaggccattcacctgctctcattgtgggaagggattcattgattcatccaccttgctgagacatcagcgaattcacactggggagaggccattcacctgctctcagtgtgggaagggattcattgattcatccaccttgctgagacatcagcgagttcacactggggagaggccattcacctgctctcagtgtgggaagggattcactcagttatccagtctgcagacacaccagcgagttcacactggggagaggccattcacctgctctcagtgtgggaagggattcacacagttaaccaacctgcagacacaccaacgagttcacactggggagaggccattcacctgccctcagtgtggggagggattcattcattcatccaacctgcagtcacaccagcgagttcacactggggagagacctttcacctgctctcagtgtgggaagggattcacttggttgtccagtctgcagagacatcagcgagttcacactggggagagaccattcacctgctctcagtgtgggaagggattcattcattcatccaacctgcggagacaccagcgaattcacactggggagaaaccattcacctgttcttag